The Comamonas testosteroni genome contains the following window.
TGGGCCACAAAGCCCGGGTCCTTGAGCGAGATGCGCGTGTAGGCACGCAGGCTCTCGGCGCTGTCCAGAGTCTGCACACCCGCCGGCACGGGGTAGCGATAGTCATTCATGACCTTGAGCACATCCCATTGGTACTCGCGCAGAAACTCAATATGCAGGTCGGCGGACTTGCTGCCGCTGAGGTGGTCGGAGAGAAAGTGCACCCATGCCGTGACAGGTGCTCGATCGACAGGCTGGCCTTTAACTGCAGCAAGAAAGCGTTGACGTTTATTCATGTTCCGGGGAAATCTCAAAAAGGGAAAGCAGGCAGCGTGGAGCTGAAAAAAGCGTTCTGAACCATGCGCCCGCGTTTACTGGGGTTGCACATTCGCACCGCGCAGCAGCTCACCCACCGTGGCCATGCTGTCTTGCAGACGCTTTTGGTAGGCCGCTGGCGATGCGCTGGGTGCCGGGAACATGGCCTGGCCTTCCACCGCAGTACGAAACTCAGGGTCAGCCACAACCTTGCTGATCTCGGCATACAGCTTGTCCAGGATGGGCTGGGGTGTACCACCGGGCGCTGCCACACCAATGCGGGTCACAAAACGGTAAGAAGGAAAGCCTGCTTCGGTCGTCGTGGGCACTGCGGGCAGCATGGGAAGGCGCTGGGCCGATGTCACCGCCAGTGCCTTGAGCTTGCCGGCCTGAATATGAGGCAGCGGTGTCTGGGGCAGATCGAACATGACCTGTATGCGCCCCGCCAGCAAATCCAGGATCGCCTGCGATGCACCCTTGTACTGCACGTGATTGAGTTGCACCCCGGTCTGGCCCGAGAAGTTCTCACCTGCCAGATGCAGGGTATTGCCCAGCCCGGCCGAGCCGAAGTTCACCTCTGCTGGATGAGCCTTGGCATAGTCCACGAACTCTTTCAGGGTGGACGCCGGGAACGACTTGGGCACGGAGATCACCAACGGCGACTCCACCAGGTTGGTAATGCCGGAAAAGTCCTTGACCGGGTCAAAAGGCAGCTTCTTGTTGAGAGCCTGCAGCGAGGCATGGGTCAGCTCACCAATCAGGTAGATGGTGTAGCCATCTGGCTTGGCCTTGGACACATGCTCGGCAGCAATGATGGTGTTGCCACCGGGACGGTTATCCACAATGAAGCTGTGCTTCATGTTGTCACCCATCTTGCGTACCAGCAGTCGTGCGACAAAGTCGGACGAGCCACCGGCAGCGTAAGGAACCACGATGCGAATCGGCGTATTGCCGGCGGGGTAGCTCCCTGCCTGGGCCTGCGACAAAGCCGGGGCTCCAGCCAGCAAAGCGGCTGCACCCCATGCAAAGCTGCGACGTGTAATCGAGGACATGCTTGTCTCCTTGGAGTTCGTTAAAAATTATTCAAGGGTCATTCGAGCAGTCGGCGTTTATCCAACTGCAACTAAAGCCCGCTCTGTATCTGGAATCAGCCGTTCGGCTGCCTCCAGCGCCTGACACAGATCAGCGGCCAGATCACCGGCATCCTCCAGCCCTGCATGGATGCGCACCAGCGGCCCCTTCAGATCCCAAGTCTGGGTATTGCGCCTTGGTGCGTCCATGGGTAGCACCAGGCTTTCATAACCGCCCCAGGACAAACCAATACCAAACAGCTGCAAGCTGTCGATGAAGGTCGCCAGGGCCTGGCGTTCCATAGGGCGCAATGCAATCGAAAAGAGTCCGCTGGCACCGGTGAAGTCACGCTTCCACAAGGCATGGCCTGGGTCCTGCGGTAGCGCAGGGTGCATGACACGCTGCACCATCGGATGCTGCTGCAGCATCTGCGCCAGGTGCAGCCCTGTGGCCCAGTGATGCTGCATGCGCAATGGCAGCGTACGCATGCCACGCAGAGCCAGGAAAATGTCGTCCGGCCCAATGGTCTGACCAAAGTCCTGCACGCCCTTTTGCAGCAGCGGCCAGGCCCGCTCGTTGGCAGTAGCCACACCAAGAATGGCATCCGAATGGCCCACGATGTACTTGGTTCCTGCCTGCACCGAGACATCCACACCATGCTCGAAAGGCTTGAAGAACAACGGTGTGGCCCAGGTGTTGTCCATCACCACATAGGCACCCACGGCATGAGCCTGCGCGGCAATGGCCGGAATGTCCTGCATCTCGAAAGTGCCCGAGCCTGGAGCCTCCACAAACACAACACGTGTGCTCTTGCGCATCTGTGTGGCAATGCCCGCACCGATGCAGGGATCGTAGAACTCGGCTTCGATTCCAAAACGTGCCAGCACGCGCTCGCTGAAGGCGCGGGTCGGGCCGTACACGCTGTCGGGCAGCAATACATGATCCCCTGTACTGACCAGCGCCAGAATGGCGTGCGTGCAGGCGGCCAGACCGGAGGGCAGGACGATGGAGCGAAAGCCCCCCTCAGCTTCGGCCATCGCTTCTTCCAGTGCACCCGTGGTCGGCGTCCCAAACCGCCCATAGGAGGCATAGGGGTTGTCAGGCCGCTTGCGACTCTCCCACTGCGCAAGGCTTGTCGAGATGATGGTGGAGCCTCGGTAAATCGGCGTATTCACCATCCCATGGTGAAGCTCTGGCCGGCGTGCGGCATGCGCCAAGAGAGTGGAGGCCTGGTGTGCAGTGGACATGTAGGAGGGCATCAATTAAGTCTTGTAATGCCTCCAGTCTAGGAACTACCCGCTAGAAAAGGGATTTAATTCTCAGACTGCTATTTTAAATTCATGCAAAATATTTCTAATAATATTTATTCTTTGAGAAAAATTTTTCATGGACCGCATAGACATAAAAATCCTATCCTTGCTTCAAGAGGACTCCAGCCTCTCCTTGCAGCAACTGAGCGAAGCTGTTCACCTCTCCTCCACACCGTGCTGGCGGCGGCTGCAGCGACTTGAGCAAGAGGGCTATATCCAAAAGCGCGTGGCCCTGCTATCGCCACAAAAGCTCAATCTAGGGGTCACGGTCTTTGTCTCCATTCGCACCACCCAGCACAACGATCAATGGATGCACAAGCTCACGCGAGTGATTGACGACATTCCCGAAATCGTGGAGTTCTATCGCATGAGCGGCGACATCGACTACCTGCTGCGAGTGGTCGTGCCCGATGTCCAGAGTTATGACGCCGTGTACAAACGCCTGGTCAAAGGCATAGAACTCTCAGGTGTGTCATCGAGCTTTGCCATGGAGCAAATCAAGTGGACTACCGCCCTGCCGCTGGACTACATTCCGATGTCCAAATCCTGAAGACAGCATGGCCTGCAAAGAGCTTCTGCTCCAGGCAGACTTGCAGCCTTCATGCGCTGCGCAGGCGGTCCACCTCGGTGTGCAAGTCCTTGGCCCAGGCGCGGCGGTCGCGCCCTTGTGCGCTCTGCGCCTCGCCATAGTGCACCACGGCAATCAGCTGGTCCGAGCAAAGCACGCGCCAGATGGAGCCCAGCAGGGTCTCATCGCCCACATAGGTGGCGGCATAGCTGGTGCCGCCTGTCTTGCCGTCGACAAAGCGCAGCCCCACGGGCTGCACCGGCGCATCGCATTGCACGGCGGCTTCGAGCAGATTGGAGTGAAACGAGAGCAGGCTGCGTCCATCGCCCGTCGTCCCTTCTGGAAAGACGGCAAGGATTTCGCCGCGCTTGAAGGCCTCTGCCATGGCTCCCACCATGCGCACCGCATCGCGGCGCGAGCTGCGCTGGATGTAGAGCGTGCCCGCAGCCGTCGCCAGCGTGCCGATGATGGGCCAGCCCTTGACGTCGGACTTGGAGATAAAGCGGCAATGGCGCGCCGCGTGCAGCAGCGGAATATCGAGCCAGGAGATATGGTTGCTGACCATGAGTACCGGCCCTTTGGCCGGTGGCTGCCCCTTGATCTCCAGCTGAACACCAGCGCGCAGCAGCAAGGTTGCAGCCCATGCCTGCACATGCTCGTGCTGCTGCAGATAGTGCAGCTGTGGAAAGCGAAACGCCACGATCCAGGCGCCCTTGGCCACATGGGCCAGCAGACGCAGTCCGCGCCATACCGCACGCGAGCCGGTTTTGATTTTTTGCAAGCCGTTTGCCATGATTTTCAAACAGTGTAGCGGCTCGTTGTGACTCAGTTGCTGCAACTTGAAACCGGCAAGCGCCTAAGACCGGCACAATGCAAAGTCAGAGGCACCGAGGAAGCGCCGCCGCGCACCGAAGGTGTCGTCCCCCTCCCGATGAAACGCATCGAGAGAGGGGGAAGCGGCAAAGCCGCTCAGGGGGAGCCTATCGTTGATAAGCGACAGCGCCGTCAACGATAGTCGTTACCACACGCACCGGCAGTTCGAAACCGTTGAATGGCGTGCTCTTGCCCTGGCTTTGCAGCGCCTTGGGATCGACCGTCCACTCAGCCTCGGGGTCGACGATGCACAGATCTGCCACGCCGCCCGCATTGAGCTGCCCCAGCTGGGACTGCTGCTCGCCCAGGGCGCTACCCAGCACGGCCACGGGTGCCGAAGTCACGACAGCCAGTGCGCGGTTCAGCGGCACCTTGTAGTCGCGGCTCCACTTCACGGCAATGGACAGCAGCAGCTCCACGCCGGTCGCACCGGGTTCGGCTTCGGCAAAAGGCAGCACCTTGGCGTCTTCGTCCACCGGGCAGTGATCGGAGACCAGCGCATCGATGGTGCCGTCAGCCAGCGCGGCAGACAGCGCATCGCGGTCGCGCTGCTGGCGCAGCACGGGCACCACACGGGCGCTGCTGTCGAAGTAGCCGATATCGTTCTCGGTCAGCAGCAGCGAATTGATGGACACGTCGGCGGTCACGTTCAGACCTTCGGCCTTGGCTCGGCGCACCAGCTCCACGCCGGCGGCGCTGGAGATGCGGCACAGGTGAACCCGGGTCTGCGAGCCACGGATCAGCTCGAAGATGGTGTGCAGCGCAATCGTCTCTGCCGCCACGGACACCCCGGCCAGACCCATGCGGGTGGCCAGCGCGCCGCTGGCGGCCACGCCCCTGCCCAGATCCTTGTCCTGCGGGCGCAGCCACACGGCATAGCCAAAGGTGTTGGCATAGCTC
Protein-coding sequences here:
- a CDS encoding Bug family tripartite tricarboxylate transporter substrate binding protein, encoding MSSITRRSFAWGAAALLAGAPALSQAQAGSYPAGNTPIRIVVPYAAGGSSDFVARLLVRKMGDNMKHSFIVDNRPGGNTIIAAEHVSKAKPDGYTIYLIGELTHASLQALNKKLPFDPVKDFSGITNLVESPLVISVPKSFPASTLKEFVDYAKAHPAEVNFGSAGLGNTLHLAGENFSGQTGVQLNHVQYKGASQAILDLLAGRIQVMFDLPQTPLPHIQAGKLKALAVTSAQRLPMLPAVPTTTEAGFPSYRFVTRIGVAAPGGTPQPILDKLYAEISKVVADPEFRTAVEGQAMFPAPSASPAAYQKRLQDSMATVGELLRGANVQPQ
- the metC gene encoding cystathionine beta-lyase → MSTAHQASTLLAHAARRPELHHGMVNTPIYRGSTIISTSLAQWESRKRPDNPYASYGRFGTPTTGALEEAMAEAEGGFRSIVLPSGLAACTHAILALVSTGDHVLLPDSVYGPTRAFSERVLARFGIEAEFYDPCIGAGIATQMRKSTRVVFVEAPGSGTFEMQDIPAIAAQAHAVGAYVVMDNTWATPLFFKPFEHGVDVSVQAGTKYIVGHSDAILGVATANERAWPLLQKGVQDFGQTIGPDDIFLALRGMRTLPLRMQHHWATGLHLAQMLQQHPMVQRVMHPALPQDPGHALWKRDFTGASGLFSIALRPMERQALATFIDSLQLFGIGLSWGGYESLVLPMDAPRRNTQTWDLKGPLVRIHAGLEDAGDLAADLCQALEAAERLIPDTERALVAVG
- a CDS encoding Lrp/AsnC family transcriptional regulator, producing the protein MDRIDIKILSLLQEDSSLSLQQLSEAVHLSSTPCWRRLQRLEQEGYIQKRVALLSPQKLNLGVTVFVSIRTTQHNDQWMHKLTRVIDDIPEIVEFYRMSGDIDYLLRVVVPDVQSYDAVYKRLVKGIELSGVSSSFAMEQIKWTTALPLDYIPMSKS
- a CDS encoding lysophospholipid acyltransferase family protein, producing the protein MANGLQKIKTGSRAVWRGLRLLAHVAKGAWIVAFRFPQLHYLQQHEHVQAWAATLLLRAGVQLEIKGQPPAKGPVLMVSNHISWLDIPLLHAARHCRFISKSDVKGWPIIGTLATAAGTLYIQRSSRRDAVRMVGAMAEAFKRGEILAVFPEGTTGDGRSLLSFHSNLLEAAVQCDAPVQPVGLRFVDGKTGGTSYAATYVGDETLLGSIWRVLCSDQLIAVVHYGEAQSAQGRDRRAWAKDLHTEVDRLRSA
- a CDS encoding dihydroorotase gives rise to the protein MKILIRNGRVMDPARGFDQQADIAIDGSVIAAIGTVPEGFVAEREIDASGQWVLPGLVDLAVRLREPGHEHEGMLQSEMAAAVAGGVTSLVCPPDTEPVLDEQGLVEMLKFRAEKQHKSRLFPMGALTVGLKGETLTEMAELTESGCVAFGQADVPLSSITTLSRALSYANTFGYAVWLRPQDKDLGRGVAASGALATRMGLAGVSVAAETIALHTIFELIRGSQTRVHLCRISSAAGVELVRRAKAEGLNVTADVSINSLLLTENDIGYFDSSARVVPVLRQQRDRDALSAALADGTIDALVSDHCPVDEDAKVLPFAEAEPGATGVELLLSIAVKWSRDYKVPLNRALAVVTSAPVAVLGSALGEQQSQLGQLNAGGVADLCIVDPEAEWTVDPKALQSQGKSTPFNGFELPVRVVTTIVDGAVAYQR